The following coding sequences lie in one Hypanus sabinus isolate sHypSab1 chromosome 20, sHypSab1.hap1, whole genome shotgun sequence genomic window:
- the LOC132378631 gene encoding ras-responsive element-binding protein 1-like isoform X5 has translation MEWQDPASSSCHVVGENTACGVLGHMKIHEKEPALTGTSSPPSPSKRRRLSVKRKLSQEEGDSKEEESPSKKIIQDDASETEEEKKGEEILHCPVCLKTFICKYGLESHMETHPDSSLRCSLCCISFKTHRGLLRHNAMIHKQLPTDVSGKPYIQNNPTIPVGFHDLGFIDFSCKKFPLISQMWSEVNLRRCTSKFHRFVCDICNKAFPMLAALSLHMKTHQAPLEEGHTRPELPWAAKADAEQRTFMASLGLLHAKEAQEESTEFDIQNIWVESPHWNLPQEANCTSAMSQSALDLASLGATLSSLSPHQDKVKILSLQPFQKGFIIQPDSSIVVKPISSESAKELADIHQILKMASSAPSQISLPPLSKAPSISTQTNYKQMPPLKPKPLVPPCTLVVTSTPTSLMSTQQASPGHHTPSFPPPPLRLVKSSTEPASRPQDLKLKSTNGSQPFIQPKIEPLSPTEMKSQQEQDTLIEALIPTEINGAIKQEVLDGNFKVMMAGMSSKKGTALKKVLYPCRFCDQVFAFSGVLKAHIRSHLGISPYQCNICTYIAADKAALIRHLRTHSGERPFVCKICHYPFTVKANCERHLRKKHLKVSRKDIEKNIEYAECRAGALADSFRSPDTVCKYCGEDLKYYRALRHHLRTHSSSQKKPFECKECSVGFSTKNNCIRHILKQHSHVEEKEIEQHIRFVDCLLGENGTMSPTLSEDNFSAGGSPLSYRESQNGFLHGLIPQTSIKMEPLGIFSVHSEEPLDFSQKSRQAMLPSYRQESHLLKRLATPAACYDSSMEPIDLSVPKNPGKEQRTATREVQDERSADTSSQQHPPALQPKVVPKLLQSVVSAPNPVAFPAVVASSALRPLRPKPTPPLLLPKTVTDKELPPLASIAQIISSVSSAPTLLKREAAPSTEAAAKSPSQQADEAKDGTLAKVPPHAEPSAAQPSARPPFGGFVPGKRRGRRRSIKLKKFRPCTEPESGGEFASVEKMLVTTDTNRFSLFLQSATVKEEKSPEPKEKRGVKILKGKKNSYSNSVQKITCPYCPRLFPWASSLQRHMLTHTGQKPYPCPKCDAFFSTKSNCERHLLRKHGVANRSLRRNGLLVRSKSAKTVAQESTGGRPGPQEGQSGQRESPEGAPSCSSAEELQEKGSLDEGDDRKERGKGGEAEEDEEGEEDAQSNQSLDLNFASKLIDFKLGQSANGDPGAQREGRNSCGSCGKSFKYAATLLRHRKAHAGEHRRPVKRGPRRLSEELPAQPRQAAESLEPPIASRSTSVDGETPEGGGSPDQEGEPEGAGGHDSEQSVGEQLELKKASTNGSKADKRKKVCSVCNKRFWSLQDLTRHMRSHTGERPYKCLTCERTFTLKHSLVRHQRIHQKDTVVGKRQPEVNDDELSKGGDESESEGEKAAYSQVSDNESDVIPSMGIGSSSPPPVSLAGSLLRGAASRSPADRDGTLQAVVNGVRQGTFLIQGGDQEPIKSSEKVLVGSPGPTDIIQNLLGMHGDLPMNHVRSSAESTPRLLGVE, from the exons GTGCAGTCTCTGCTGCATTTCCTTTAAGACCCACCGTGGTTTACTCCGACATAACGCCATGATTCACAAGCAGCTTCCAACAGATGTTTCCGGAAAACCTTACATCCAGAACAATCCCACCATTCCAGTGGGCTTCCATGACCTTGGATTCATCGACTTCTCCTgcaagaagttccccctcatttcCCAG ATGTGGTCGGAGGTCAACCTGCGGCGGTGCACCAGCAAGTTCCATCGCTTTGTCTGCGACATATGTAACAAGGCCTTCCCGATGCTCGCTGCCCTCAGCCTGCACATGAAGACCCACCAGGCCCCGCTGGAGGAGGGGCACACCAGGCCCGAGCTCCCGTGGGCAGCCAAGGCTGACGCTGAGCAGAGAACCTTCATGGCCTCCTTGGGCCTGCTTCACGCCAAAGAGGCTCAGGAGGAGAGCACCGAATTCGACATCCAAAACATTTGGGTGGAGTCACCCCACTGGAATCTACCTCAAGAAGCCAACTGCACCTCCGCGATGAGCCAGTCCGCCTTGGACCTAGCCTCCTTGGGAGCCACCCTCTCCTCGCTTTCTCCACACCAGGACAAGGTCAAGATCTTGTCCTTGCAACCATTCCAGAAGGGTTTTATAATCCAGCCCGACAGCAGCATCGTGGTGAAGCCCATCTCTAGCGAGTCTGCCAAAGAGCTGGCCGACATCCACCAGATTCTCAAGATGGCCTCCTCAGCCCCCTCTCAGATCAGCCTCCCTCCACTGTCCAAGGCACCTtccatctccacccagaccaaTTACAAACAGATGCCTCCACTGAAGCCAAAGCCCCTGGTCCCACCATGTACTTTGGTGGTAACTTCCACACCCACCTCGCTGATGAGTACCCAGCAGGCTTCCCCTGGGCACCACACCCCCAGCTTCCCCCCACCTCCTCTGAGGCTGGTGAAATCATCGACTGAGCCTGCCTCCAGGCCCCAGGACCTTAAGCTGAAGTCCACCAATGGGAGCCAGCCCTTCATCCAACCCAAAATCGAACCCTTGAGCCCCACGGAGATGAAGAGCCAGCAGGAGCAGGACACTCTCATCGAGGCGTTGATCCCCACCGAGATCAATGGGGCCATCAAGCAGGAAGTGCTGGACGGGAACTTCAAAGTCATGATGGCTGGAATGTCAAGCAAGAAGGGGACGGCACTGAAGAAGGTTTTGTACCCTTGCCGCTTCTGTGACCAGGTCTTCGCTTTCTCTGGGGTCCTCAAGGCTCATATCCGCTCACACCTAGGCATCTCCCCGTACCAGTGCAACATCTGCACTTACATTGCGGCTGACAAGGCGGCCCTGATCCGGCACCTGAGAACGCACAGCGGGGAGCGGCCGTTTGTCTGTAAGATCTGCCACTACCCCTTCACGGTGAAGGCCAACTGCGAGAGGCACCTGCGCAAGAAGCACCTGAAGGTGAGCCGGAAGGACATTGAGAAGAATATCGAGTACGCAGAGTGCCGAGCCGGGGCACTGGCTGACTCCTTCCGCTCCCCCGACACCGTTTGCAAGTACTGTGGCGAAGACCTGAAGTACTACCGGGCCCTCCGGCACCATCTCAGAACCCACAGCAGCTCACAGAAGAAACCCTTCGAGTGCAAGGAGTGCAGCGTGGGCTTCTCCACCAAGAATAACTGTATCCGCCACATCCTCAAGCAGCATAGCCACGTGGAGGAGAAAGAGATCGAGCAGCACATCCGATTTGTGGACTGCCTACTGGGCGAAAACGGCACCATGTCCCCAACTCTGTCCGAGGACAACTTCTCTGCAGGAGGCTCCCCGCTCTCGTATCGGGAGTCCCAGAACGGCTTCCTGCATGGTCTGATCCCACAGACGTCCATAAAGATGGAGCCACTCGGCATCTTCTCCGTGCATTCAGAGGAGCCGCTGGATTTTTCTCAGAAGAGCAGGCAGGCAATGCTGCCCTCGTACAGACAAGAGAGTCACTTGCTCAAGAGGTTGGCCACACCAGCTGCTTGCTACGACAGTAGCATGGAGCCCATCGATCTGTCCGTGCCCAAAAACCCAGGCAAGGAGCAGCGCACCGCCACGAGGGAGGTACAGGATGAGCGGTCCGCAGACACGAGCAGCCAACAGCATCCTCCTGCCCTCCAGCCGAAGGTCGTCCCCAAGCTTCTGCAGAGCGTGGTCTCTGCCCCCAACCCAGTGGCTTTCCCGGCCGTGGTGGCCAGCAGCGCCCTGCGCCCACTGCGGCCCAAGCCCACACCCCCCTTGCTGCTGCCCAAGACGGTGACAGATAAAGAGCTCCCACCCCTGGCGTCCATAGCCCAGATCATCTCCTCCGTCTCCTCTGCTCCCACGTTGCTGAAGAGGGAGGCGGCGCCCTCCACCGAGGCTGCAGCCAAATCCCCGTCCCAGCAGGCGGACGAGGCCAAGGATGGAACTCTGGCCAAAGTGCCTCCTCACGCAGAGCCCAGCGCCGCACAGCCCTCGGCCAGACCCCCCTTTGGTGGGTTCGTCCCCGGCAAGAGGAGGGGCAGGAGGAGGAGCATCAAGCTGAAGAAGTTCCGGCCTTGCACGGAGCCCGAGTCTGGTGGGGAGTTCGCCAGCGTGGAGAAGATGCTGGTCACCACAGACACCAACAGGTTCAGCCTCTTCCTTCAGTCTGCCACAGTGAAGGAGGAGAAAAGCCCAGAgccaaaggaaaagaggggagtCAAGATCCTGAAAGGGAAGAAGAACTCCTACTCCAACTCCGTGCAGAAAATCACCTGCCCTTACTGCCCTCGATTGTTCCCGTGGGCGAGTTCCCTACAGCGCCATATGTTGACACACACAG GTCAGAAGCCATACCCATGCCCCAAATGTGATGCGTTCTTTTCCACTAAATCTAACTGTGAACGCCACCTCTTGCGCAAACATGGTGTTGCCAACCGATCCCTGCGAAGGAACGGGCTGCTTGTCAGATCCAAATCAGCCAAAACAGTGGCCCAGGAGAGTACAG GTGGCCGCCCGGGCCCCCAGGAGGGGCAGTCAGGACAGCGAGAATCGCCGGAAGGAGCCCCAAGCTGCAGTTCTGCAGAGGAGCTGCAGGAGAAGGGCTCACTGGACGAGGGAGATGACAGGAAGGAACGAGGCAAGGGAGGCGAGGCGGAGGAAGACGAAGAGGGCGAGGAGGATGCACAGAGCAACCAGAGCCTGGACCTCAACTTCGCCAGCAAGCTAATAGACTTTAAGCTGGGCCAAAGTGCGAATGGGGACCCTGGCGCACAGCGAGAGGGCAGGAACAGCTGCGGCAGCTGCGGGAAGAGCTTTAAGTACGCAGCCACGCTGCTGCGTCACCGCAAGGCCCACGCCGGGGAGCACCGCAGGCCCGTCAAGCGAGGCCCGAGGCGGCTGTCCGAGGAGCTGCCAGCTCAGCCCAGGCAGGCGGCCGAGAGCCTGGAGCCGCCCATTGCCAGCAGGAGCACAAGTGTGGATGGTGAGACTCCAGAGGGCGGAGGCAGCCCAGATCAGGAGGGTGAGCCGGAGGGTGCAGGAGGGCACGACAGCGAGCAGAGTGTGGGCGAGCAGCTCGAGCTGAAGAAAGCCTCGACAAACGGCTCCAAAGCCGACAAGAGGAAGAAGGTTTGCAGCGTGTGCAACAAGAGGTTCTGGTCCCTGCAGGACCTGACCCGTCACATGAGGTCACACACAG GGGAGAGGCCCTACAAGTGCTTGACCTGCGAGAGGACCTTCACGTTGAAGCATAGCCTCGTCCGCCACCAACGCATCCACCAGAAGGACACGGTGGTGGGCAAAAGGCAGCCGGAGGTGAATGACGACGAGCTGTCGAAGGGTGGtgatgagagtgagagtgagggcGAGAAGGCAGCCTACAGCCAGGTGTCCGACAACGAGAGTGATGTCATCCCCAGCATGGGCATCGGCAGCAGTTCTCCACCTCCCGTGAGCCTGGCGGGCAGCCTACTCCGGGGGGCGGCAAGCCGCTCGCCCGCTGACCGCGACGGCACGCTCCAAGCAGTGGTCAACGGCGTACGGCAGGGAACATTCCTCATTCAGGGCGGCGACCAGGAGCCGATAAAGAGCTCAGAGAAGGTGTTGGTGGGCTCGCCGGGCCCCACGGACATCATTCAGAACCTGCTGGGGATGCACGGTGATTTGCCGATGAACCACGTGCGCAGCTCGGCAGAGTCCACTCCCCGCCTGCTGGGTGTGGAGTAG